ATGGCCTGAATGCCGTCGCGGGCGAACTCGAAATCGCTGGGTGTGTAAACCGCGGCCTGGCCGTAATGGACGTCCATCGCGGGCACACTGGGCAGATTGCCAATGATTCCGGCGGTGACGACGTAGATCTGGTTTTCGATCGCACGGGCCTGCGCGCAGTATTTTACGCGAAGATGGCCCTGGCGGTTATCGGTGCAATAGGGGACGAAAATAATTTCGCAGCCCTGGTCAGCCAAGTAGCGCGTGGCCTCGGGGAATTCGATATCGTAGCAGATTTGCACGCCGATTTTGCACTTGGGCGTATCGACCACGTAGAGCTCGCTGCCGCCGGAGATGCCCCAGTATTTGCGCTCAGCCGGGGTGATGTGGAGCTTTGGCTGGGCGATGTATTCGCCGTCGGGCGAGAAAACGAGGCTCTTGTTATAGATTTTATCGCTGCCGTCGCTAGCTGGGATCGGGTGGCTGCCGGCAATGAGGTAGCAGCCGTATTTACGCGCGAGGCCCGACATGAGCTCGACAAACTTATCGGTAATTTCCGATAGGCGGCGAATGCCCTCCAGGGCGGCGAGGTTTGGCATCGTTGAGAGCAGTTGCACCGAGAAAAATTCGGGAAACAGCACAAACTCGCTACTGTAGTCGGCCGCTGTTTCGATAAAATACTCTGTTTGCGCGGCAAAGTCGGCAAAATCTTTTACGCCGCGCACCTTGTATTGCACTGCGGAAACGCGGACTTTGCTGCTCTGGCCTTCTTCGGGCGGGTCATAGTCCGGGTTGAGCCATTCGATGAGGCTGGCGTTGTTGAGGCTGTTGGGGTCGGGCAGGTAATTGTGTAAAATATCCCGCAGCACAAAGCCCTCGCGGAGTTGAAAGCTGAGCACGAGGTCCTTCAGCTCGCCTTCGACGACGAGCCGGGCATATTCGTCGGGCGACATTTTATCGGCGTGCTCGCTGTAGTTCCACAAGCGGCCACCGGCCAGAATCCGGCGCAGGTTCAGGTGTTGGCAGAGGCGGCGGCGGCCTTCATAGAGCGCGGCGCCCGCGCCCTGGCCGCGCGCATCGGGGTCCACATAGACATCCGCGCCGTAAAGGGTGTCGCCCTGTGGGTTGTGGTTGTGAAAATATCCGCCATCGGTGATGCCCGCGTAGGTGTGGGGGCGCAAGGGGTCGTCGCCCATATCGACGATCAGGCTGCAGATCGCGCCAACGATTTTTCCATCGATCTCCGCAACGAGCTGGCCCTGCGGGAAATAGCGTAGGTGGCTGCGCAAGTGACCCTCGCTCCAGACGACGTTTTCCTCGGCTAGAGTCGGGTAAGCCTTTTTATTCAGCTCCACGAGGGTGGGAATGTCAGCGGCGTTGGCTGGGCGGATTTGGATGTCGTGCCCTTTGGGGCCGGTCAGCGAGTAAGGTTGCATAAAGATGTATATAATCGGCCATTGGTGGTGGAAAATCAAGTGGCATGAAGCATTGCCGAATTGTAACCTCAAAAAAACAATGTAGGCAACTGGTGAGGCGTAGTTCTCAAACAGGAAGATCGGGAAGACCGGAAAGTTGGCGCTCGCTTCCCGTTCTTTCCGATTTTCCTGTTTTTTTAATTTTATCGGTTCCAGCCGCTTGTTTACGGTGTTTACGCTGCGCTTTCTTGCTCAATGTCGCAAAAGCGTTGCCAAGACGTCGCGTTTTTGGTCGATTATCTTATTCATGTTCTGGCGGACAATTGACACACCTCACGAAGCAATTAAGCGACTCCGGCGCGAATTAGGCGTCTGTAATGTTGTCGCGACGCTGCTGGCGCAGCGGGGCTTCATTGATCCGGAGGATGCGGACCGCCACCTGAATCCGCGTCTCTCGCACCTGGATTGCCCCTTTTCTATTAATAATATGGATGCCGCGGTGGATCGCCTGATCGCCGCCATGGGCAACGGCGAGGAAATCTGCCTTGTGGGCGATTACGATGTAGACGGCGTGACGAGCACGTCGCTGATGGTGATGATTCTCCGCCGCCTCGGCGTGAGCCCGCGTTTTTACGTGCCGCGCCGCCTGGATGAAGGTTACGGCCTGAGCGATGCTGCGCTGGAGCGCGTCCTGAGCGATGGCGTGCCGGACCTGTTTATCGCGTTGGATTGCGGCACGAACTCGGTCAACGAAGTGGCGGCGCTGCGCAAACAGGGCGTCGATGTGCTGATTATCGATCACCACCAGTCCAAGGACGAGACGCCGGCAGACGCGATTTTGATCAATCCGCATATTTCCGGCCAAAGTGAGGCCGCCTGGGGCGATAGCTGCACGGTGGGGTTGGTCTTTAAATTTGTTCACGCGCTGGTGAAGCGCCTCCGCGAGCAGGGCAATCCGATCGCGAAAGAAATCAAACTCCGCGATTATCTGGACCTCGTGGCGCTGGGCACCGTGGCGGACCTCGTGCCTCTGCGTGATGAAAACCGCATTTTTACGCGATTTGGCCTGCAATGCCTCGGCCGCACGGAGCGCCCGGGCTTGCTCGCACTGATGCAGGTGGCCGGGCTGGAGCTGGAGCAACCGCTGGCCACGACGGATATCGCCTTTCGCCTCGGACCGCGGATTAACGCCAGTGGCCGTCTGGGAGACGCGGCCGTCCCGGTGAATCTTTTACTGAGCGAAGAATACAGCGAATGCCTGGACATCGCGCGCGAGCTGGACACCCGTAACCGCGAGCGGCAGACGATCGAACGCGCGATTTTCGATGAAGCCCGCGAGCAGGCCCTTTCTCAGGGCGATGCGGCTGGGCTCGTGGTGTATGGCGCGGACTGGCATCCGGGCGTGGTAGGCATTGTCGCGGGTAAGCTGGCTAAGGAATTTTATCGCCCCTGCATCGCCCTTGGCGGTGAGGGGGAGTTGGCAAAGGGCTCCGGTCGCAGCGTGGCGGGCATCGACCTACAGGCGGCGCTGCATTTGTGCGACTCTCTCTTTATAGAATGGGGCGGGCATCCGATGGCAGTTGGTGT
The genomic region above belongs to Cerasicoccus sp. TK19100 and contains:
- a CDS encoding bifunctional GNAT family N-acetyltransferase/carbon-nitrogen hydrolase family protein, with the translated sequence MQPYSLTGPKGHDIQIRPANAADIPTLVELNKKAYPTLAEENVVWSEGHLRSHLRYFPQGQLVAEIDGKIVGAICSLIVDMGDDPLRPHTYAGITDGGYFHNHNPQGDTLYGADVYVDPDARGQGAGAALYEGRRRLCQHLNLRRILAGGRLWNYSEHADKMSPDEYARLVVEGELKDLVLSFQLREGFVLRDILHNYLPDPNSLNNASLIEWLNPDYDPPEEGQSSKVRVSAVQYKVRGVKDFADFAAQTEYFIETAADYSSEFVLFPEFFSVQLLSTMPNLAALEGIRRLSEITDKFVELMSGLARKYGCYLIAGSHPIPASDGSDKIYNKSLVFSPDGEYIAQPKLHITPAERKYWGISGGSELYVVDTPKCKIGVQICYDIEFPEATRYLADQGCEIIFVPYCTDNRQGHLRVKYCAQARAIENQIYVVTAGIIGNLPSVPAMDVHYGQAAVYTPSDFEFARDGIQAIADSNVETLLITDLDISDLHRARNSGAVRPRFDRRTDLFEIRAKLKNAPAPHADATKSVPLELPK
- the recJ gene encoding single-stranded-DNA-specific exonuclease RecJ is translated as MFWRTIDTPHEAIKRLRRELGVCNVVATLLAQRGFIDPEDADRHLNPRLSHLDCPFSINNMDAAVDRLIAAMGNGEEICLVGDYDVDGVTSTSLMVMILRRLGVSPRFYVPRRLDEGYGLSDAALERVLSDGVPDLFIALDCGTNSVNEVAALRKQGVDVLIIDHHQSKDETPADAILINPHISGQSEAAWGDSCTVGLVFKFVHALVKRLREQGNPIAKEIKLRDYLDLVALGTVADLVPLRDENRIFTRFGLQCLGRTERPGLLALMQVAGLELEQPLATTDIAFRLGPRINASGRLGDAAVPVNLLLSEEYSECLDIARELDTRNRERQTIERAIFDEAREQALSQGDAAGLVVYGADWHPGVVGIVAGKLAKEFYRPCIALGGEGELAKGSGRSVAGIDLQAALHLCDSLFIEWGGHPMAVGVTLEAARVDELRKAFSQAVLTVVPEPLEPELEIAAWMDAAELRGDVVNALDELQPYGQSHPTPVIGLRGVRLMDSAFVFGGRHARFRFQCNGGDAFSAVAWGMGDRPPPMGREIELAVKLGWNRWQGRCEPQAEVLDWRG